A stretch of Chitinophaga caeni DNA encodes these proteins:
- the yajC gene encoding preprotein translocase subunit YajC, translated as MLNLLMAAPSGSGGSGGGMGIQSLLFLGGMFLVMWLFMIRPQTKKAKQQKQFIDNLQEGDKIVTIAGIHGKVKRINDDNTLVIEVGPGTTLTIERVAVSMEYTTQNKAAAEKK; from the coding sequence ATGCTTAATTTATTAATGGCAGCGCCTTCAGGAAGTGGCGGTAGCGGTGGCGGTATGGGTATCCAGTCTTTACTGTTTTTAGGTGGTATGTTCTTAGTAATGTGGCTCTTCATGATCCGCCCTCAAACTAAGAAAGCCAAGCAACAAAAACAATTTATCGACAATCTCCAAGAAGGTGACAAAATTGTAACTATCGCTGGTATTCACGGTAAAGTGAAAAGAATCAATGATGACAATACATTGGTGATCGAAGTTGGTCCCGGTACCACTTTGACAATCGAGCGCGTAGCGGTGAGTATGGAATATACTACCCAGAATAAAGCTGCTGCCGAGAAGAAATAA
- a CDS encoding DUF4397 domain-containing protein, whose product MSIKKFRYLALVAVVAMLGTTSCLKDPTPSTPDYSSAVAFVLASPTGDSLDIYDGSTKLTGNGSIITPSSRLNVGYFDPGSHLISFKTSTGAPYPAESSFALNLDSTKNIYTVFMYDNPAKSIYFKEDFSDLSTTKANIRFYNLCQDMPAVDLYIGNTKIGSATYPESLSEMSRPFTEIDAAYGNLTVKLAGTDSTVAGIVGVQMGAGYVSNIILTGKVGGTGNTAVKLYNMSYSN is encoded by the coding sequence ATGTCTATCAAAAAATTCCGTTATTTGGCTTTAGTGGCCGTTGTTGCGATGTTAGGTACCACATCTTGTTTGAAAGATCCAACTCCCTCTACTCCAGATTACAGCTCGGCTGTAGCTTTCGTCTTAGCTAGCCCAACTGGGGATTCTTTGGATATCTACGATGGATCTACCAAATTAACCGGGAATGGGTCCATTATTACCCCTTCCAGCAGGTTAAACGTGGGTTATTTTGACCCTGGTAGCCACCTGATATCATTTAAAACTAGCACGGGAGCTCCTTATCCGGCTGAATCTTCGTTTGCATTAAACCTGGATTCTACAAAGAATATTTACACTGTTTTCATGTACGACAACCCGGCTAAAAGCATTTATTTCAAGGAAGATTTCAGCGACCTGAGTACTACCAAGGCCAATATCCGTTTTTATAACCTTTGCCAAGATATGCCAGCGGTAGATTTGTATATCGGGAATACGAAGATTGGCAGCGCCACTTACCCCGAGTCCCTTTCAGAAATGTCAAGGCCATTTACCGAAATTGATGCTGCTTATGGCAACTTAACAGTAAAACTTGCCGGAACCGATAGCACGGTAGCAGGTATTGTAGGCGTGCAAATGGGAGCAGGTTATGTATCCAATATTATCCTGACCGGAAAAGTAGGCGGTACAGGTAACACGGCAGTGAAATTATACAACATGTCGTATTCCAACTAA
- the nusB gene encoding transcription antitermination factor NusB — translation MISRRNIRVKVMQTLYAIDTMDAETLRPGTATGLLNEKLDQTCQVFTYLLYSVTNVALYAETDAIARSSKHLPSEADLNVNTKIAGNEYVYQLLNDRGFQVNLDQWKLKNLPDTEITRKLYTQLVASEIYQEYIQEEGRQKNKEKQIVEYIYKEILMKSELFLQHLEDTFLHWGDDASMMDVLVSNYFNKPQLFNFLQLISKEKIDYARELLLTVIDKKEYCLELIKPKLQNWDPERIAAVDMLLMEMGVCEFLYFPTIPTKVTINEYIDLAKAYSTPQSGQFVNGILDNILKDLEANKLVNKVDRAKK, via the coding sequence ATGATTAGTAGAAGAAACATCAGGGTCAAAGTTATGCAAACCTTGTACGCCATTGATACAATGGATGCGGAAACCCTTAGACCGGGTACCGCCACGGGTTTGCTCAACGAGAAATTAGATCAGACATGCCAGGTATTTACATACCTGCTATATTCCGTGACCAACGTGGCTTTATATGCCGAAACGGATGCCATCGCCCGCTCTTCAAAGCACCTTCCCAGCGAGGCAGATCTAAATGTAAATACCAAGATTGCAGGTAACGAATATGTTTACCAGCTCTTGAATGACAGGGGCTTCCAGGTCAACCTCGACCAGTGGAAACTCAAGAATTTACCGGATACTGAAATTACCCGGAAACTCTATACCCAGTTGGTGGCTTCCGAAATTTACCAGGAATATATCCAGGAAGAGGGTCGCCAAAAGAATAAGGAAAAGCAAATCGTTGAATATATCTATAAAGAGATATTGATGAAAAGCGAGCTTTTCTTACAACATCTTGAAGATACCTTCCTCCATTGGGGCGATGACGCCAGCATGATGGATGTATTGGTCTCTAACTATTTCAATAAACCGCAACTATTTAATTTTCTACAGCTTATCAGCAAAGAAAAGATTGATTACGCTAGGGAGTTATTATTAACGGTGATCGATAAAAAGGAATATTGCCTAGAATTGATTAAACCGAAGTTACAGAACTGGGATCCCGAAAGAATCGCTGCCGTGGATATGCTGCTGATGGAAATGGGGGTTTGTGAATTTTTATACTTCCCGACCATCCCTACCAAGGTGACTATCAACGAGTATATCGATTTGGCTAAGGCTTACAGCACACCGCAGAGCGGCCAGTTTGTAAACGGTATCCTTGATAACATCCTCAAAGACCTGGAAGCGAATAAACTCGTTAACAAGGTGGACCGGGCAAAAAAATAG
- the coaE gene encoding dephospho-CoA kinase (Dephospho-CoA kinase (CoaE) performs the final step in coenzyme A biosynthesis.) produces MHIIGITGGIGSGKTTVAKIFEVLGIPVYYADDAAKSIMEKDPLLIDQISSHFGKESYNTEGKLNRKFIANIVFNNNEQLEKLNSFVHPATIRDADRWASEQNAPYVLKEAALMFETESFHHTYKIITVFAPQAMRVQRVMRRDGLSADEVYARIHKQMDENIKKKLADYVIYNDEQQMVIPQVLRIHEELLQSV; encoded by the coding sequence ATGCATATTATTGGAATAACGGGCGGAATTGGCTCTGGCAAAACTACGGTCGCGAAAATATTTGAAGTGCTGGGGATTCCTGTATATTATGCGGATGATGCAGCGAAGAGCATCATGGAAAAGGATCCATTGTTGATAGATCAAATATCCTCGCATTTCGGGAAAGAATCTTATAATACGGAAGGTAAATTGAACCGTAAGTTCATAGCAAACATCGTATTTAATAATAATGAGCAGCTGGAAAAATTAAATTCCTTCGTTCACCCGGCAACGATCAGGGATGCCGATCGTTGGGCTTCCGAACAAAATGCCCCTTATGTTCTTAAAGAAGCTGCGTTGATGTTCGAGACGGAATCTTTCCACCATACTTACAAGATCATTACCGTGTTTGCTCCCCAAGCCATGCGCGTGCAAAGGGTAATGCGCCGCGACGGCCTAAGCGCCGATGAGGTATATGCCCGTATCCATAAACAGATGGACGAAAACATCAAGAAAAAGCTCGCTGATTACGTTATTTATAATGATGAACAGCAGATGGTCATCCCGCAAGTACTCCGCATCCACGAAGAACTCCTACAATCGGTTTAA
- a CDS encoding pyridoxal phosphate-dependent aminotransferase, protein MKLAERLSRISEPQTIMMAKLSRELKAQGIDVVDLSLGEPDFDTPNHIRAAAKSAIDDGHTHYTPVAGIADLKKAVVHKLKRDNNLDYSPEQVVVSTGAKQSLANVVLSLVDPGDEVIIPTPYWVTYAALVNLCQGKIVTIKGSFEHDFKITPEQLEAAITPKTKLFMFSSPCNPSGAVYTKDELEALAAVFSKHPEVFVISDEIYEYINYDGQHASIAQFESMPERTIIVNGLSKGFAMTGWRLGYIVAPLEIAKATEKLQGQFTSGTSSITQYAAVAALINDTSTAVEMVKAFRERRDLFFDLLKDIPGLKINKPEGAFYLFPDISSFFGKSYEGQVIKDSSDLCAYLLHRAHVTTVSGDAFEEPNCIRMSYATSTEKLKLAAERLRTWLAKLQ, encoded by the coding sequence ATGAAACTGGCAGAAAGACTTTCACGTATCTCCGAGCCTCAGACCATCATGATGGCCAAGTTGAGCCGGGAACTAAAGGCACAAGGCATCGATGTTGTAGATTTAAGCCTTGGTGAACCTGACTTTGACACTCCCAACCACATCCGTGCCGCCGCTAAGTCGGCCATTGATGACGGGCACACGCATTACACACCCGTAGCTGGTATTGCTGATCTTAAAAAGGCCGTTGTTCATAAGCTAAAGCGGGACAATAATCTCGACTACAGCCCCGAACAAGTAGTGGTTTCTACAGGTGCGAAGCAAAGCTTGGCAAACGTGGTATTGAGCTTGGTAGATCCAGGTGATGAAGTGATTATACCTACCCCTTACTGGGTAACTTACGCGGCATTAGTAAATTTATGCCAAGGTAAGATCGTGACGATCAAGGGTTCTTTCGAACATGATTTCAAGATCACGCCGGAGCAATTGGAAGCTGCTATCACGCCAAAAACAAAGTTGTTCATGTTCTCTTCCCCTTGTAATCCAAGTGGCGCGGTTTATACCAAGGATGAACTGGAGGCTTTGGCTGCCGTATTCAGCAAACACCCCGAAGTATTCGTTATTTCCGATGAAATATATGAATACATCAATTACGATGGTCAACATGCAAGCATCGCTCAATTTGAAAGCATGCCGGAAAGAACGATCATCGTGAACGGTTTAAGTAAAGGGTTTGCCATGACTGGCTGGCGCTTAGGCTATATCGTAGCGCCCTTGGAAATCGCGAAAGCTACCGAGAAATTGCAAGGTCAATTTACTTCCGGCACTTCTTCCATCACACAATATGCTGCCGTAGCCGCCTTGATAAATGATACAAGCACTGCCGTTGAAATGGTGAAAGCTTTCAGGGAAAGAAGGGATTTGTTCTTCGACTTGTTGAAAGATATCCCCGGGTTGAAAATCAACAAACCGGAAGGCGCATTCTATCTCTTCCCGGATATCAGCTCATTCTTCGGAAAATCATACGAAGGCCAAGTCATCAAGGATTCCAGTGATTTATGTGCGTACCTGCTGCACAGGGCACACGTAACTACCGTTTCCGGAGACGCTTTCGAAGAGCCTAATTGCATCAGGATGTCTTATGCAACCAGCACTGAGAAATTGAAATTAGCCGCCGAAAGGTTACGCACCTGGTTAGCCAAATTGCAATAA
- a CDS encoding co-chaperone GroES, translating into MAKKLSIKPLADRVIVKPAAAEEKTAGGIIIPDTAKEKPQKGTVVAAGPGKKDEPVTVKVGDTVLYGKYTGTEISLEGTDYLIMRESDILAIV; encoded by the coding sequence ATGGCTAAGAAATTAAGTATTAAACCTTTAGCTGACAGGGTAATTGTAAAACCTGCAGCAGCAGAAGAAAAAACCGCTGGTGGCATTATCATTCCGGATACCGCAAAAGAGAAGCCGCAAAAAGGTACTGTAGTCGCTGCTGGTCCTGGTAAAAAAGATGAGCCGGTTACCGTTAAGGTTGGTGATACCGTTTTGTACGGTAAATATACCGGCACAGAGATCAGCCTCGAAGGCACTGATTACTTAATCATGCGTGAATCCGATATTTTGGCTATCGTTTAA
- a CDS encoding serine hydrolase, producing MEKNKSPHSENGNLLTRLMEDPQLAPVTGNLSKYRLQVIYTQINRDAQNKPTFTDFYYNVDTLRYFYPASTVKLPAAILALEKLNDLNINNLDKFSAAFTRGLPGISTEVNFDSTAQDFHPSIAHYIKKIFLVSDNDAFNRLYEFLGQEEFNRKLWQKGFASAQIRHRLDVDLSPEANRHTNGMFFMDDGDTVYQQPGKISSLVFQDKHDLIGKAHYIGDSLVRTPMDFYYKNHISLVDLHHILRNIIFPGTVTSGQAFRLKEEDYRFLYRYMSQLPTETTYPAYDSTEFYPAYVKFLLFGGDKNAVMPPYIRIFNKPGWAYGFLTDLAYVVDFKNKVEFMVSANLYVNEDGVLSSGHYEFDEIGKPFLQKLGSIIYQYELERKRLHEPDLSKFMMTYDR from the coding sequence ATGGAAAAAAATAAGTCCCCTCATAGCGAAAACGGCAATTTATTAACAAGGTTGATGGAGGATCCACAACTTGCCCCAGTTACCGGGAATTTATCCAAATACAGACTACAGGTCATTTATACGCAAATAAACAGGGATGCGCAAAATAAACCAACTTTTACAGATTTTTACTATAATGTGGATACTTTACGATATTTTTACCCGGCTTCCACAGTGAAATTGCCTGCCGCCATCCTTGCGTTAGAAAAACTTAATGATCTAAATATCAACAATTTAGATAAATTTTCCGCCGCATTTACCCGGGGTTTGCCAGGCATCTCAACCGAAGTAAATTTTGATTCCACCGCCCAAGATTTTCATCCCAGCATCGCGCATTATATTAAAAAAATCTTCCTGGTAAGTGATAATGATGCATTCAACAGGTTGTATGAATTCTTAGGACAGGAAGAATTTAACCGGAAATTATGGCAAAAAGGGTTTGCTTCGGCACAAATCAGGCATAGGTTGGATGTAGATTTATCCCCGGAGGCTAATCGTCATACCAATGGCATGTTTTTTATGGATGATGGTGATACGGTTTACCAACAACCCGGAAAAATCAGCAGCCTGGTGTTCCAGGATAAACATGATTTAATCGGGAAAGCGCATTATATTGGAGATAGCTTGGTTCGGACACCGATGGATTTCTATTATAAAAACCATATCAGTTTAGTTGACCTGCACCATATACTGCGGAATATAATTTTTCCGGGGACTGTAACATCTGGGCAAGCTTTTCGTTTAAAAGAAGAGGATTACCGTTTTTTATACCGTTACATGTCGCAGTTACCAACGGAAACTACTTATCCAGCTTATGACAGTACGGAATTTTACCCTGCATATGTAAAGTTCCTATTATTCGGGGGAGATAAGAACGCGGTAATGCCACCATATATCAGGATTTTTAATAAACCGGGATGGGCTTATGGTTTTTTAACAGACCTTGCCTACGTGGTTGATTTTAAAAACAAGGTAGAATTTATGGTATCGGCCAACTTATATGTCAACGAAGACGGTGTATTGAGTAGCGGGCACTATGAGTTTGACGAAATAGGGAAACCGTTCCTGCAAAAACTGGGATCCATCATTTACCAATACGAATTAGAAAGAAAACGTTTACATGAACCTGATTTAAGTAAGTTCATGATGACATATGATCGTTAA
- a CDS encoding FKBP-type peptidyl-prolyl cis-trans isomerase, protein MKRFVYLLLTVCLCATACKKEESGLYDSPAQASDYEAEIKAYIAKHDIKDVERDPSGIYYKIINPGTGQDAEVIGPDDIPTINFTLTSLDGEKVLNSSNGIPTNFNGRPLKDHIAGWQLGLRKIKKGGIIWLFIPPQYAFGDAGISGLVPANTALFSELKLIDF, encoded by the coding sequence ATGAAACGATTTGTATATTTGTTGCTTACGGTATGCTTATGCGCCACGGCTTGTAAAAAGGAAGAGTCCGGGCTCTATGATAGTCCCGCCCAGGCTTCTGATTACGAGGCCGAAATCAAGGCTTACATAGCCAAGCATGATATCAAGGATGTGGAAAGAGATCCCTCGGGGATTTATTATAAAATCATTAATCCGGGTACGGGGCAGGATGCCGAAGTAATTGGCCCCGATGATATCCCGACGATCAATTTTACTTTAACCTCGCTCGACGGGGAAAAAGTGTTGAATTCCAGCAACGGTATCCCGACGAACTTCAATGGCCGCCCATTGAAAGATCATATTGCCGGATGGCAATTGGGGCTCAGGAAAATTAAAAAAGGTGGTATCATCTGGCTGTTTATTCCGCCGCAATACGCCTTCGGAGATGCCGGTATTTCAGGTTTGGTGCCTGCAAATACAGCCCTTTTCAGCGAATTAAAATTGATAGACTTTTAA
- the groL gene encoding chaperonin GroEL (60 kDa chaperone family; promotes refolding of misfolded polypeptides especially under stressful conditions; forms two stacked rings of heptamers to form a barrel-shaped 14mer; ends can be capped by GroES; misfolded proteins enter the barrel where they are refolded when GroES binds) — MAKQIFFNIEARNKMKKGVDTLADAVKVTLGPKGRNVVIEKKFGAPSVTKDGVTVAKEIELEDAIENMGAQMVKEVASKTADIAGDGTTTATVLAQSIIGEGLKNVAAGANPMDLKRGIDKAVKAVVASLAKQSEKVGSDNKKIEQVATISANNDNEIGKLIAEAMQKVTKDGVITVEEAKGTDTTVEVVEGMQFDRGYLSPYFITNSEKMQVEMQNPYILIYDKKISTMKDILHILEKVAQQGAPLLIISEDLEGEALATLVVNKLRGTLKVAAVKAPGFGDRRKEMLQDIATLTAGVVISEEQGYKLENADLTYLGRAESVTIDKDNTTIVGGKGAKKDIAARINQIKSQIEVSTSDYDKEKLQERLAKLSGGVAVLYVGAATEVEMKEKKDRVDDALHATRAAVEEGIVPGGGVAYIRAVDSLDKLKGDNDDEQTGIAIVKRAIEEPLRQITANAGIEGSIVVQKVKEGKADFGFNARTEKYEKMLSAGVIDPTKVSRIALENAASIAGMLLTTECVIADKPEPKSAAPAMPGGPGMGMDY, encoded by the coding sequence ATGGCAAAACAAATATTCTTCAATATCGAGGCCCGCAACAAGATGAAAAAAGGCGTGGACACTTTGGCTGACGCCGTAAAAGTGACCCTCGGTCCTAAAGGTCGTAACGTAGTTATCGAGAAAAAATTCGGTGCTCCATCTGTTACTAAAGATGGTGTTACGGTTGCTAAAGAAATCGAATTGGAAGACGCTATCGAAAATATGGGCGCCCAAATGGTGAAAGAAGTAGCTTCTAAAACAGCGGATATCGCTGGTGATGGTACTACTACCGCTACCGTTTTGGCCCAGTCAATTATCGGCGAAGGTTTAAAAAACGTAGCTGCCGGCGCTAACCCGATGGATTTGAAACGCGGTATCGACAAAGCTGTAAAAGCTGTAGTTGCCAGCCTCGCTAAACAATCTGAAAAAGTAGGTAGCGATAATAAGAAAATCGAACAAGTTGCAACGATCTCCGCTAACAACGATAACGAAATCGGTAAATTGATCGCTGAAGCTATGCAGAAAGTGACCAAAGATGGCGTTATCACCGTTGAAGAAGCAAAAGGTACAGACACTACTGTAGAAGTAGTAGAAGGTATGCAGTTCGACCGCGGTTACCTCTCCCCTTACTTCATCACCAACAGCGAAAAAATGCAAGTGGAAATGCAAAATCCTTACATCCTGATCTACGACAAGAAGATCAGCACTATGAAGGATATCTTGCATATCTTGGAAAAAGTTGCCCAACAAGGCGCTCCACTGTTGATTATCAGTGAAGATCTTGAAGGTGAAGCGTTAGCTACCCTGGTTGTGAACAAATTACGCGGTACTTTGAAAGTAGCTGCCGTAAAAGCTCCAGGCTTCGGTGACAGGAGAAAAGAAATGTTGCAAGATATCGCTACCCTGACTGCCGGTGTAGTGATCAGCGAAGAACAAGGTTACAAGTTGGAGAATGCCGACCTGACTTACTTGGGCCGTGCAGAATCCGTAACTATTGATAAAGACAATACTACGATCGTTGGCGGTAAAGGTGCTAAGAAAGATATCGCGGCACGTATCAACCAGATCAAGAGCCAAATCGAGGTGAGCACTTCCGATTATGATAAAGAAAAATTGCAAGAGCGCTTAGCTAAATTAAGCGGTGGTGTTGCCGTTCTTTACGTAGGAGCTGCTACTGAAGTGGAAATGAAAGAGAAGAAAGATCGTGTTGATGATGCATTGCACGCTACCCGCGCTGCCGTTGAAGAAGGTATCGTTCCCGGTGGTGGTGTGGCTTACATCCGCGCTGTTGATTCTTTAGATAAATTAAAAGGTGATAACGATGACGAACAAACTGGTATCGCTATCGTGAAACGCGCTATCGAAGAACCTCTTCGTCAAATTACCGCGAACGCTGGTATCGAAGGCTCTATCGTTGTTCAGAAAGTTAAAGAAGGTAAAGCTGACTTCGGTTTCAACGCCCGTACAGAGAAATATGAAAAAATGTTATCCGCAGGTGTAATCGACCCAACTAAAGTGAGCCGTATCGCCTTGGAAAACGCTGCCTCTATCGCGGGTATGTTGTTGACTACTGAATGCGTGATCGCTGACAAACCGGAACCTAAATCTGCTGCCCCTGCAATGCCAGGCGGCCCAGGTATGGGTATGGATTACTAA
- a CDS encoding DUF1573 domain-containing protein has protein sequence MKTILYTVFAAAVLMATACNQSPKEGNNDSKAVTTQDTTGGFPEMTFEQPEHDFGEIEQGAIMEYNFKFTNTGTKDLIIQDAITSCGCTVPEWPKEPIKPGATGFMKVVFNSKGKFGYQEKEITIKANTEDPLFPGPRIRCVIKSE, from the coding sequence ATGAAAACGATTTTATATACAGTTTTTGCAGCAGCAGTGCTTATGGCAACTGCCTGTAATCAATCTCCGAAAGAAGGGAACAATGATAGCAAGGCAGTAACCACCCAGGATACTACCGGTGGTTTCCCCGAAATGACCTTCGAGCAGCCGGAGCATGATTTCGGTGAGATCGAGCAGGGGGCTATCATGGAATATAATTTCAAGTTTACCAACACGGGCACGAAAGATTTAATTATCCAAGATGCCATTACCAGCTGTGGATGCACCGTGCCAGAATGGCCTAAAGAACCGATCAAACCGGGCGCTACAGGCTTTATGAAGGTAGTATTTAACAGTAAAGGTAAGTTTGGCTATCAAGAAAAGGAGATCACCATCAAGGCGAATACTGAAGATCCATTATTTCCGGGGCCCAGGATTCGTTGTGTAATCAAATCAGAATAG